One stretch of Anguilla anguilla isolate fAngAng1 chromosome 5, fAngAng1.pri, whole genome shotgun sequence DNA includes these proteins:
- the LOC118226728 gene encoding nuclear cap-binding protein subunit 1 isoform X1 codes for MSRRRHSDENDGGQSHKRRRTSEPIEIEDRLESLICRVGEKSTSSLESNLEGLAGVLEADLPNYKSKILRILCAVARLLPEKLTVYTTLVGLLNARNYNFGGEFVEAMIRQLKETLKANLYSEAVYLVRFLCDLVNCHVIAAPSMVAMFENFVSVIQEEDVPQVRCDWYVYTVLSCLPWVGKELYEKKDVEMDRLLNQIEGYLKRRQKTHVTMLQVWTADKPHPQEEYLDCLWAQVQKLKKDRWQERHILRPYIAFDSVLCEALQHNLPPFTPPPHMDDAIYPMPHVVFRMFDYTDAPEGPVMPGSHSAERFVIEENLHCIIKSHWRERKTCAAQLLSYPGKNKIPLNYHIVEVIFGELFQLPCPPHIDVMYTTLLIELCKLQPGSLPQVLAQATEMMYMRLDTMNTTCVDRLINWFSHHLSNFQFRWSWDDWADCLTQDLDKPKPKFVKEVLEKCMRLSYHQRIVDIVPPTFSALVPANPIYMYKYDDEANGSSLPGYPVAMAVSNAIKNRASNEELLAALKDVPNPNQEEDADGGDSFNPLKIDVFLQTLLHLAAKSFSHSFSALAKFHEVLKVLTESDEGKLHILRVVYEAWRNHPQMIAVLVDKMIRTQIVDCAAVANWIFSPDMAHDFTRLYVWEILYSTIRKMNKHVQKINKELEDSKEKLEKQQLKRKDSGDEEDMEKNSDEEDGQLEEQIERLQEKVESAQSEQKNLFLVIFQRFIMMLTEHLVRCETSSVDFSTPWYKNCIERLQQIFLMHHVTIQQYMGTLENLLFTAELDHHILAVYQQFCALQQ; via the exons atgtcaaggAGACGGCATAGCGATGAAAATGACG GCGGTCAGTCCCATAAACGACGGAGAACGTCTGAGCCCATTGAAATTGAGGATCGTTTGGAATCCCTTATTTGCCGAGTGGGAGAAAAG AGTACTTCTTCCTTGGAAAGTAACTTGGAAGGTCTAGCAGGTGTGCTTGAGGCAGACCTTCCTAACTACAAGAGCAAGATCCTGCgcattctgtgtgctgt GGCCAGGCTTCTTCCCGAGAAGCTGACGGTGTACACCACCCTCGTGGGCCTCCTCAACGCCCGCAACTACAACTTCGGAGGGGAGTTTGTGGAGGCCATGATCCGGCAGCTCAAAGAGACGCTCAAGGCCAACCTGTACAGTGAAGCAGTGTACCTG GTGCGCTTCCTCTGTGACCTGGTGAATTGTCATGTGATCGCCGCCCCGTCCATGGTGGCCATGTTTGAGAATTTTGTCAGCGTGATACAAGAGGAAGACGTTCCACAG GTGCGCTGTGACTGGTACGTGTACACGGTGCTGTCCTGCCTCCCCTGGGTGGGGAAGGAGCTCTACGAGAAGAAGGATGTGGAGATGGACCGGCTGCTCAACCAGATCGAGGGATACCTGAA GAGGAGGCAGAAGACGCACGTGACCATGCTGCAGGTGTGGACCGCTGACAAGCCCCACCCACAGGAAGAG taCCTGGACTGCCTGTGGGCTCAGGTGCAGAAGCTGAAGAAGGACCGCTGGCAGGAGAGGCACATCCTGCGGCCGTACATCGCCTTCGACAGCGTGCTGTGTGAGGCCCTGCAGCACAACCtgccccccttcacccccccgccccacatgGACGACGCCATCTACCCCATGCCCCACGTCGTCTTCCGCATGTTCGACTACACCGACGCCCCTGAG GGCCCCGTAATGCCAGGCAGCCACTCGGCGGAGCGGTTCGTGATAGAGGAGAACCTCCACTGCATTATAAAGTcccactggagagagaggaagacctG CGCTGCCCAGCTCCTGAGTTACCCAGGGAAAAACAAGATCCCCCTCAACTATCACATCGTGGAG GTGATCTTCGGCGAGCTCTTCCAGCTGCCCTGTCCTCCTCATATTGACGTCATGTACACCACGCTGCTGATAGAACTGTGCAAGCTGCAGCCAGGCTCCCTGCCCCAGGTC ctcGCTCAAGCTACTGAAATGATGTACATGCGTCTGGACACCATGAACACGACCTGTGTGGACAG actTATCAATTGGTTTTCGCACCATTTGAGCAACTTCCAGTTCAGATGGAGCTGGGATGACTG gGCTGACTGCTTGACTCAGGACCTGGATAAGCCCAAGCCAAAATTTGTCAAAGAGGTTTTGGAAAAATGCATGAG aCTGTCCTATCACCAGCGGATCGTGGACATAGTCCCGCCCACTTTTTCTGCGTTGGTCCCGGCCAATCCCATCTACATGTACAAATACGATGATGAAGCCAACGGCA GTTCACTTCCGGGTTACCCGGTCGCCATGGCGGTGAGCAACGCCATAAAGAACCGCGCCTCCAACGAGGAGCTCCTGGCGGCGCTGAAGGACGTGCCAAACCCCAACCAGGAGGAGGACGCAG ATGGCGGGGACAGCTTCAACCCGCTGAAGATCGACGTGTTCCTGCAGACTCTGCTCCACCTGGCGGCCAAGTCCTTCAGCCACTCCTTCAGCGCCCTGGCCAA ATTTCACGAGGTGCTGAAGGTCCTGACGGAGAGCGACGAGGGCAAGCTGCACATCCTGCGCGTGGTGTACGAGGCCTGGCGTAACCACCCacag ATGATCGCCGTGCTGGTGGACAAGATGATCCGCACGCAGATCGTGGACTGCGCCGCCGTGGCCAACTGGATCTTCTCGCCGGATATGGCGCACGATTTCACCAG GTTGTACGTGTGGGAGATTCTGTACTCCACCATCCGCAAGATGAACAAACACGTCCAGAAGATCAACAAGGAGCTGGAGGACTCCAAAGAGAAGCTGGAGAAACAGCAACTGAAGAGg AAGGACAGTGGTGACGAGGAGGACATGGAGAAGAACAGTGATGAAGAGGACGGTCAGCTGGAGGAGCAGATCGAGCGGCTGCAGGAGAAGGTGGAGTCGGCGCAGAGCGAGCAGAAGAACCTCTTCCTGGTCATCTTCCAG CGCTTCATCATGATGCTGACGGAGCACCTGGTGCGCTGCGAGACCAGCAGCGTGGACTTCAGCACGCCCTGGTACAAGAACTGCATCGAGCGGCTGCAGCAGATCTTCCTCATG CACCATGTGACCATTCAGCAGTACATGGGCACCCTGGAGAACCTGCTGTTCACGGCCGAGCTGGACCACCACATACTGGCCGTGTACCAACAGTTCTGCGCCCTGCAGCAGTGA
- the LOC118226728 gene encoding nuclear cap-binding protein subunit 1 isoform X2 produces MVAMFENFVSVIQEEDVPQVRCDWYVYTVLSCLPWVGKELYEKKDVEMDRLLNQIEGYLKRRQKTHVTMLQVWTADKPHPQEEYLDCLWAQVQKLKKDRWQERHILRPYIAFDSVLCEALQHNLPPFTPPPHMDDAIYPMPHVVFRMFDYTDAPEGPVMPGSHSAERFVIEENLHCIIKSHWRERKTCAAQLLSYPGKNKIPLNYHIVEVIFGELFQLPCPPHIDVMYTTLLIELCKLQPGSLPQVLAQATEMMYMRLDTMNTTCVDRLINWFSHHLSNFQFRWSWDDWADCLTQDLDKPKPKFVKEVLEKCMRLSYHQRIVDIVPPTFSALVPANPIYMYKYDDEANGSSLPGYPVAMAVSNAIKNRASNEELLAALKDVPNPNQEEDADGGDSFNPLKIDVFLQTLLHLAAKSFSHSFSALAKFHEVLKVLTESDEGKLHILRVVYEAWRNHPQMIAVLVDKMIRTQIVDCAAVANWIFSPDMAHDFTRLYVWEILYSTIRKMNKHVQKINKELEDSKEKLEKQQLKRKDSGDEEDMEKNSDEEDGQLEEQIERLQEKVESAQSEQKNLFLVIFQRFIMMLTEHLVRCETSSVDFSTPWYKNCIERLQQIFLMHHVTIQQYMGTLENLLFTAELDHHILAVYQQFCALQQ; encoded by the exons ATGGTGGCCATGTTTGAGAATTTTGTCAGCGTGATACAAGAGGAAGACGTTCCACAG GTGCGCTGTGACTGGTACGTGTACACGGTGCTGTCCTGCCTCCCCTGGGTGGGGAAGGAGCTCTACGAGAAGAAGGATGTGGAGATGGACCGGCTGCTCAACCAGATCGAGGGATACCTGAA GAGGAGGCAGAAGACGCACGTGACCATGCTGCAGGTGTGGACCGCTGACAAGCCCCACCCACAGGAAGAG taCCTGGACTGCCTGTGGGCTCAGGTGCAGAAGCTGAAGAAGGACCGCTGGCAGGAGAGGCACATCCTGCGGCCGTACATCGCCTTCGACAGCGTGCTGTGTGAGGCCCTGCAGCACAACCtgccccccttcacccccccgccccacatgGACGACGCCATCTACCCCATGCCCCACGTCGTCTTCCGCATGTTCGACTACACCGACGCCCCTGAG GGCCCCGTAATGCCAGGCAGCCACTCGGCGGAGCGGTTCGTGATAGAGGAGAACCTCCACTGCATTATAAAGTcccactggagagagaggaagacctG CGCTGCCCAGCTCCTGAGTTACCCAGGGAAAAACAAGATCCCCCTCAACTATCACATCGTGGAG GTGATCTTCGGCGAGCTCTTCCAGCTGCCCTGTCCTCCTCATATTGACGTCATGTACACCACGCTGCTGATAGAACTGTGCAAGCTGCAGCCAGGCTCCCTGCCCCAGGTC ctcGCTCAAGCTACTGAAATGATGTACATGCGTCTGGACACCATGAACACGACCTGTGTGGACAG actTATCAATTGGTTTTCGCACCATTTGAGCAACTTCCAGTTCAGATGGAGCTGGGATGACTG gGCTGACTGCTTGACTCAGGACCTGGATAAGCCCAAGCCAAAATTTGTCAAAGAGGTTTTGGAAAAATGCATGAG aCTGTCCTATCACCAGCGGATCGTGGACATAGTCCCGCCCACTTTTTCTGCGTTGGTCCCGGCCAATCCCATCTACATGTACAAATACGATGATGAAGCCAACGGCA GTTCACTTCCGGGTTACCCGGTCGCCATGGCGGTGAGCAACGCCATAAAGAACCGCGCCTCCAACGAGGAGCTCCTGGCGGCGCTGAAGGACGTGCCAAACCCCAACCAGGAGGAGGACGCAG ATGGCGGGGACAGCTTCAACCCGCTGAAGATCGACGTGTTCCTGCAGACTCTGCTCCACCTGGCGGCCAAGTCCTTCAGCCACTCCTTCAGCGCCCTGGCCAA ATTTCACGAGGTGCTGAAGGTCCTGACGGAGAGCGACGAGGGCAAGCTGCACATCCTGCGCGTGGTGTACGAGGCCTGGCGTAACCACCCacag ATGATCGCCGTGCTGGTGGACAAGATGATCCGCACGCAGATCGTGGACTGCGCCGCCGTGGCCAACTGGATCTTCTCGCCGGATATGGCGCACGATTTCACCAG GTTGTACGTGTGGGAGATTCTGTACTCCACCATCCGCAAGATGAACAAACACGTCCAGAAGATCAACAAGGAGCTGGAGGACTCCAAAGAGAAGCTGGAGAAACAGCAACTGAAGAGg AAGGACAGTGGTGACGAGGAGGACATGGAGAAGAACAGTGATGAAGAGGACGGTCAGCTGGAGGAGCAGATCGAGCGGCTGCAGGAGAAGGTGGAGTCGGCGCAGAGCGAGCAGAAGAACCTCTTCCTGGTCATCTTCCAG CGCTTCATCATGATGCTGACGGAGCACCTGGTGCGCTGCGAGACCAGCAGCGTGGACTTCAGCACGCCCTGGTACAAGAACTGCATCGAGCGGCTGCAGCAGATCTTCCTCATG CACCATGTGACCATTCAGCAGTACATGGGCACCCTGGAGAACCTGCTGTTCACGGCCGAGCTGGACCACCACATACTGGCCGTGTACCAACAGTTCTGCGCCCTGCAGCAGTGA
- the xpa gene encoding DNA repair protein complementing XP-A cells — MESLNGTEDAVPGVDKPPALEENGRGAKTCEPLSAAMRAKIERNRQRALMLRQARLANRPYSVPEGGTCAKVAKTIDSGAGFFIEEEEEDAQAVKKVVHKPAPVMEPDYLICDDCNKPFMDSYLSNSFDLSVCDKCRDNEAKHKLISRTEAKKEYLLKDCDLDQREPMLRFVLRKNPHNPRWGDMKLYLKLQVEKRSLEVWGSPEALDEAKESREENREVQKQKRFNKKVKELRRAVRSSVWRKDTSAHQHDYGPEELLDEEEDTYRKVCATCGHQLTYEKM; from the exons ATGGAGTCTTTAAACGGTACAGAGGATGCAGTTCCTGGTGTAGACAAGCCACCGGCACTCGAGGAGAACGGTCGCGGTGCCAAGACGTGCGAGCCTCTTTCTGCCGCTATGCGCGCCAAGATCGAGCGCAACAGACAGCGCGCGCTGATGCTGAGACAAGCCAGGCTCGCCAACAGACCGTACTCTGTGCCAGAAG GAGGAACCTGTGCCAAGGTTGCTAAAACGATAGACTCGGGCGCTGGGTTCTTCatcgaggaagaggaggaagatgcGCAGGCGGTAAAGAAAGTGGTCCACAAGCCAG CCCCAGTGATGGAGCCAGACTACCTGATTTGTGACGACTGCAACAAGCCTTTCATGGACTCCTACCTCAGCAACAGCTTTGACCTCTCTGTGTGCGACAAGTGCAG GGACAACGAGGCAAAGCACAAGCTGATATCGCGGACGGAGGCCAAGAAGGAGTACCTGCTGAAAGACTGCGACCTGGACCAGAGGGAGCCCATGCTGAGGTTCGTCCTGAGGAAGAACCCCCACAACCCGCGCTGGGGGGACATGAAGCTCTACCTGAAGCTGCAG GTGGAGAAGCGCTCCCTGGAGGTGTGGGGGAGTCCGGAGGCGCTGGACGAGGCCAAGGAGTCCAGGGAGGAGAACCGGGAGGTGCAGAAACAGAAGCGCTTCAACAAGAAGGTGAAAG AGCTGCGCCGAGCCGTCAGGAGCAGCGTCTGGCGGAAGGACACCAGCGCTCACCAGCACGACTACGGCCCCGAGGAGCTgctggacgaggaggaggacacCTACCGCAAGGTGTGCGCCACCTGCGGGCACCAGCTCACCTACGAGAAGATGTAG